In a single window of the Zea mays cultivar B73 chromosome 5, Zm-B73-REFERENCE-NAM-5.0, whole genome shotgun sequence genome:
- the LOC100382510 gene encoding putative RING zinc finger and VWF domain family protein isoform X3: MKPGQGHALFTAECSHTFHFHCISANVKHGSSSCPVCRIKWKELPFRGPLPAELPQGNARINPVHGYQNGGHMTIPRPLPLPRARSFGRLHHLATLLPDADPGTFNDDEPLDLSCEEANGTQQGCLRTVEIKAYPEFTQVPENTSERNFTVLVHLKAPPAQHLLQSSSDLGDGNGVSTTRAPVDLITVLDVSGSMAGTKLALLKRAMGFVIQNLGSSDRLSVIAFSSSARRLFPLRRMTESGRQQSLLAVNSLTANGGTNIAEGLRKGSKVIEERQSKNPVCSIILLSDGQDTYTVSPTAGVHKGATEYCALLPSTTTNGSQQVPVHVFGFGADHDSVSLHSISQTSGGTFSFIETEATIQDAFAQCIGGLLSVVAQGLHVKVESLHPDVHFGSIRSGSYSSRVSDDSRNGSVDVGDLYAEEERDFLVSVNVPPGCGETALLKVGCVYKDPLMKETVNMSGVQVKISRPAFVSAQSVSVEVDRQKNRLHAAEVMAEARLSAERGDLANAVSLLEDCRRMITGSASGQSGDRLCQALDAELKEMQDRMASRQRYEASGRAYVLSGLSSHSWQRATARGDSTDSASLVQAYQTSSMVDMLLRSQTMSRPSTPRPAPQIRHAKSFPARPQPR; encoded by the coding sequence ATGAAGCCTGGTCAGGGCCACGCTCTCTTCACAGCAGAGTGCTCGCACACCTTCCACTTCCACTGTATTTCAGCAAACGTTAAGCACGGGAGCAGCAGCTGCCCGGTATGCCGTATCAAATGGAAGGAGCTCCCGTTCCGAGGTCCCTTGCCTGCTGAATTGCCCCAAGGAAATGCGAGGATCAATCCAGTTCATGGGTACCAGAATGGGGGCCATATGACCATACCGCGGCCACTTCCACTTCCTCGCGCACGCTCTTTTGGCCGGCTTCATCATCTGGCCACGCTGCTGCCTGACGCTGACCCTGGCACTTTCAACGACGACGAACCCTTGGATTTGTCGTGCGAAGAGGCTAACGGCACTCAGCAGGGCTGTTTGAGAACGGTAGAGATAAAAGCATATCCAGAGTTCACCCAAGTGCCTGAAAATACATCAGAAAGAAACTTCACTGTTCTAGTTCACCTCAAGGCACCGCCTGCTCAGCACCTTCTGCAGTCATCCAGCGATCTCGGCGACGGCAACGGAGTAAGCACGACTCGTGCCCCTGTTGATCTCATCACGGTTCTTGATGTCAGTGGAAGTATGGCTGGTACCAAGCTCGCGTTGTTGAAGAGGGCTATGGGGTTTGTCATCCAGAACCTTGGGTCCTCTGACCGGCTCTCCGTCATCGCCTTCTCGTCGTCCGCACGCAGGCTCTTCCCGCTCCGTAGGATGACCGAGTCTGGCCGGCAGCAGAGCTTGCTGGCTGTTAACTCACTGACGGCAAACGGAGGGACCAATATCGCAGAGGGCCTCAGGAAGGGCTCCAAGGTGATCGAAGAGCGTCAGTCGAAGAATCCAGTGTGCAGCATCATCCTTCTATCAGATGGCCAGGACACTTACACGGTCTCGCCGACCGCTGGTGTACACAAAGGAGCGACAGAGTATTGCGCGCTCTTGCCATCCACGACCACGAATGGCAGCCAGCAGGTGCCCGTTCACGTCTTCGGATTCGGCGCCGACCATGACTCGGTCTCGCTGCACTCCATCTCGCAGACTTCTGGCGGGACCTTCTCGTTCATCGAGACAGAGGCCACCATCCAAGACGCGTTCGCGCAGTGCATTGGCGGGCTTCTGAGCGTGGTCGCGCAGGGTCTGCATGTGAAGGTCGAGAGCCTCCACCCTGACGTGCACTTCGGCTCCATCAGGTCAGGCAGCTACTCTAGCAGAGTCTCGGATGACAGCAGGAATGGCTCCGTGGACGTTGGGGACCTGTACGCTGAGGAGGAGCGGGATTTTCTCGTGTCTGTGAACGTTCCGCCAGGCTGTGGCGAGACGGCGCTCCTCAAGGTTGGCTGCGTCTACAAGGACCCGCTGATGAAGGAGACGGTGAACATGTCCGGCGTGCAGGTGAAGATCTCCAGGCCAGCGTTCGTCTCGGCGCAGAGCGTGTCGGTCGAGGTGGACCGCCAGAAGAACCGTCTCCACGCCGCCGAGGTGATGGCCGAGGCGAGGTTGTCCGCGGAGCGCGGTGACCTGGCCAACGCGGTCTCGCTGCTCGAGGACTGCCGGAGGATGATCACGGGGTCGGCgtcgggacagtccggtgaccgtcTGTGCCAGGCGCTGGACGCGGAGCTGAAGGAGATGCAGGACCGGATGGCCAGCCGGCAGAGGTACGAGGCGTCCGGCCGGGCGTATGTGCTCTCGGGCCTGAGCTCCCACTCGTGGCAGCGGGCGACCGCGCGCGGAGACTCGACGGACAGCGCGAGCCTGGTCCAGGCCTACCAGACCTCGTCCATGGTGGACATGCTGCTGCGCTCGCAGACGATGAGCCGCCCGTCGACCCCTCGACCAGCTCCGCAGATCAGGCACGCGAAGTCGTTCCCCGCACGCCCGCAGCCAAGGTAA
- the LOC100382510 gene encoding putative RING zinc finger and VWF domain family protein isoform X1 — MESRWRRAKMSLGLNLCVYVPRTLEGDDAASPSTASSTAALVSPVASSSSAATSTDTTPTAAASNGKANGAAAAAAALMPTTPTPTSAGLRLSKSGSKSFKKTCAICLTTMKPGQGHALFTAECSHTFHFHCISANVKHGSSSCPVCRIKWKELPFRGPLPAELPQGNARINPVHGYQNGGHMTIPRPLPLPRARSFGRLHHLATLLPDADPGTFNDDEPLDLSCEEANGTQQGCLRTVEIKAYPEFTQVPENTSERNFTVLVHLKAPPAQHLLQSSSDLGDGNGVSTTRAPVDLITVLDVSGSMAGTKLALLKRAMGFVIQNLGSSDRLSVIAFSSSARRLFPLRRMTESGRQQSLLAVNSLTANGGTNIAEGLRKGSKVIEERQSKNPVCSIILLSDGQDTYTVSPTAGVHKGATEYCALLPSTTTNGSQQVPVHVFGFGADHDSVSLHSISQTSGGTFSFIETEATIQDAFAQCIGGLLSVVAQGLHVKVESLHPDVHFGSIRSGSYSSRVSDDSRNGSVDVGDLYAEEERDFLVSVNVPPGCGETALLKVGCVYKDPLMKETVNMSGVQVKISRPAFVSAQSVSVEVDRQKNRLHAAEVMAEARLSAERGDLANAVSLLEDCRRMITGSASGQSGDRLCQALDAELKEMQDRMASRQRYEASGRAYVLSGLSSHSWQRATARGDSTDSASLVQAYQTSSMVDMLLRSQTMSRPSTPRPAPQIRHAKSFPARPQPR, encoded by the exons ATGGAGAGCAGATGGCGGAGGGCCAAGATGTCGCTGGGGCTCAACCTCTGCGTCTACGTGCCCCGGACGCTGGAAGGCGACGACGCCGCCTCGCCCAGCACCGCCTCCTCCACGGCGGCGCTCGTGTCGCCGGTGGCCTCCTCCTCGTCCGCCGCGACGAGCACCGACACCACCCCCACGGCTGCCGCGAGCAACGGCAAGGCcaacggcgccgccgccgccgccgccgcgctcaTGCCCACCACCCCGACGCCGACGTCCGCCGGGCTCCGCCTCTCCAAATCCGGCAGCAAATCCTTCAAG AAAACATGTGCTATATGCTTGACCACAATGAAGCCTGGTCAGGGCCACGCTCTCTTCACAGCAGAGTGCTCGCACACCTTCCACTTCCACTGTATTTCAGCAAACGTTAAGCACGGGAGCAGCAGCTGCCCGGTATGCCGTATCAAATGGAAGGAGCTCCCGTTCCGAGGTCCCTTGCCTGCTGAATTGCCCCAAGGAAATGCGAGGATCAATCCAGTTCATGGGTACCAGAATGGGGGCCATATGACCATACCGCGGCCACTTCCACTTCCTCGCGCACGCTCTTTTGGCCGGCTTCATCATCTGGCCACGCTGCTGCCTGACGCTGACCCTGGCACTTTCAACGACGACGAACCCTTGGATTTGTCGTGCGAAGAGGCTAACGGCACTCAGCAGGGCTGTTTGAGAACGGTAGAGATAAAAGCATATCCAGAGTTCACCCAAGTGCCTGAAAATACATCAGAAAGAAACTTCACTGTTCTAGTTCACCTCAAGGCACCGCCTGCTCAGCACCTTCTGCAGTCATCCAGCGATCTCGGCGACGGCAACGGAGTAAGCACGACTCGTGCCCCTGTTGATCTCATCACGGTTCTTGATGTCAGTGGAAGTATGGCTGGTACCAAGCTCGCGTTGTTGAAGAGGGCTATGGGGTTTGTCATCCAGAACCTTGGGTCCTCTGACCGGCTCTCCGTCATCGCCTTCTCGTCGTCCGCACGCAGGCTCTTCCCGCTCCGTAGGATGACCGAGTCTGGCCGGCAGCAGAGCTTGCTGGCTGTTAACTCACTGACGGCAAACGGAGGGACCAATATCGCAGAGGGCCTCAGGAAGGGCTCCAAGGTGATCGAAGAGCGTCAGTCGAAGAATCCAGTGTGCAGCATCATCCTTCTATCAGATGGCCAGGACACTTACACGGTCTCGCCGACCGCTGGTGTACACAAAGGAGCGACAGAGTATTGCGCGCTCTTGCCATCCACGACCACGAATGGCAGCCAGCAGGTGCCCGTTCACGTCTTCGGATTCGGCGCCGACCATGACTCGGTCTCGCTGCACTCCATCTCGCAGACTTCTGGCGGGACCTTCTCGTTCATCGAGACAGAGGCCACCATCCAAGACGCGTTCGCGCAGTGCATTGGCGGGCTTCTGAGCGTGGTCGCGCAGGGTCTGCATGTGAAGGTCGAGAGCCTCCACCCTGACGTGCACTTCGGCTCCATCAGGTCAGGCAGCTACTCTAGCAGAGTCTCGGATGACAGCAGGAATGGCTCCGTGGACGTTGGGGACCTGTACGCTGAGGAGGAGCGGGATTTTCTCGTGTCTGTGAACGTTCCGCCAGGCTGTGGCGAGACGGCGCTCCTCAAGGTTGGCTGCGTCTACAAGGACCCGCTGATGAAGGAGACGGTGAACATGTCCGGCGTGCAGGTGAAGATCTCCAGGCCAGCGTTCGTCTCGGCGCAGAGCGTGTCGGTCGAGGTGGACCGCCAGAAGAACCGTCTCCACGCCGCCGAGGTGATGGCCGAGGCGAGGTTGTCCGCGGAGCGCGGTGACCTGGCCAACGCGGTCTCGCTGCTCGAGGACTGCCGGAGGATGATCACGGGGTCGGCgtcgggacagtccggtgaccgtcTGTGCCAGGCGCTGGACGCGGAGCTGAAGGAGATGCAGGACCGGATGGCCAGCCGGCAGAGGTACGAGGCGTCCGGCCGGGCGTATGTGCTCTCGGGCCTGAGCTCCCACTCGTGGCAGCGGGCGACCGCGCGCGGAGACTCGACGGACAGCGCGAGCCTGGTCCAGGCCTACCAGACCTCGTCCATGGTGGACATGCTGCTGCGCTCGCAGACGATGAGCCGCCCGTCGACCCCTCGACCAGCTCCGCAGATCAGGCACGCGAAGTCGTTCCCCGCACGCCCGCAGCCAAGGTAA
- the LOC100382510 gene encoding putative RING zinc finger and VWF domain family protein isoform X2 yields the protein MGWLLMATRLIVVVVVSLHKPCCLVMNFRTADFWLPSPKLRRMITKTCAICLTTMKPGQGHALFTAECSHTFHFHCISANVKHGSSSCPVCRIKWKELPFRGPLPAELPQGNARINPVHGYQNGGHMTIPRPLPLPRARSFGRLHHLATLLPDADPGTFNDDEPLDLSCEEANGTQQGCLRTVEIKAYPEFTQVPENTSERNFTVLVHLKAPPAQHLLQSSSDLGDGNGVSTTRAPVDLITVLDVSGSMAGTKLALLKRAMGFVIQNLGSSDRLSVIAFSSSARRLFPLRRMTESGRQQSLLAVNSLTANGGTNIAEGLRKGSKVIEERQSKNPVCSIILLSDGQDTYTVSPTAGVHKGATEYCALLPSTTTNGSQQVPVHVFGFGADHDSVSLHSISQTSGGTFSFIETEATIQDAFAQCIGGLLSVVAQGLHVKVESLHPDVHFGSIRSGSYSSRVSDDSRNGSVDVGDLYAEEERDFLVSVNVPPGCGETALLKVGCVYKDPLMKETVNMSGVQVKISRPAFVSAQSVSVEVDRQKNRLHAAEVMAEARLSAERGDLANAVSLLEDCRRMITGSASGQSGDRLCQALDAELKEMQDRMASRQRYEASGRAYVLSGLSSHSWQRATARGDSTDSASLVQAYQTSSMVDMLLRSQTMSRPSTPRPAPQIRHAKSFPARPQPR from the exons ATGGGCTGGCTGCTTATGGCAACACGACTGATTGTTGTAGTGGTAGTTTCTCTTCACAAACCATGTTGCTTAGTTATGAATTTCAGAACGGCTGATTTCTGGCTTCCAAGTCCGAAACTGCGGCGTATGATCACG AAAACATGTGCTATATGCTTGACCACAATGAAGCCTGGTCAGGGCCACGCTCTCTTCACAGCAGAGTGCTCGCACACCTTCCACTTCCACTGTATTTCAGCAAACGTTAAGCACGGGAGCAGCAGCTGCCCGGTATGCCGTATCAAATGGAAGGAGCTCCCGTTCCGAGGTCCCTTGCCTGCTGAATTGCCCCAAGGAAATGCGAGGATCAATCCAGTTCATGGGTACCAGAATGGGGGCCATATGACCATACCGCGGCCACTTCCACTTCCTCGCGCACGCTCTTTTGGCCGGCTTCATCATCTGGCCACGCTGCTGCCTGACGCTGACCCTGGCACTTTCAACGACGACGAACCCTTGGATTTGTCGTGCGAAGAGGCTAACGGCACTCAGCAGGGCTGTTTGAGAACGGTAGAGATAAAAGCATATCCAGAGTTCACCCAAGTGCCTGAAAATACATCAGAAAGAAACTTCACTGTTCTAGTTCACCTCAAGGCACCGCCTGCTCAGCACCTTCTGCAGTCATCCAGCGATCTCGGCGACGGCAACGGAGTAAGCACGACTCGTGCCCCTGTTGATCTCATCACGGTTCTTGATGTCAGTGGAAGTATGGCTGGTACCAAGCTCGCGTTGTTGAAGAGGGCTATGGGGTTTGTCATCCAGAACCTTGGGTCCTCTGACCGGCTCTCCGTCATCGCCTTCTCGTCGTCCGCACGCAGGCTCTTCCCGCTCCGTAGGATGACCGAGTCTGGCCGGCAGCAGAGCTTGCTGGCTGTTAACTCACTGACGGCAAACGGAGGGACCAATATCGCAGAGGGCCTCAGGAAGGGCTCCAAGGTGATCGAAGAGCGTCAGTCGAAGAATCCAGTGTGCAGCATCATCCTTCTATCAGATGGCCAGGACACTTACACGGTCTCGCCGACCGCTGGTGTACACAAAGGAGCGACAGAGTATTGCGCGCTCTTGCCATCCACGACCACGAATGGCAGCCAGCAGGTGCCCGTTCACGTCTTCGGATTCGGCGCCGACCATGACTCGGTCTCGCTGCACTCCATCTCGCAGACTTCTGGCGGGACCTTCTCGTTCATCGAGACAGAGGCCACCATCCAAGACGCGTTCGCGCAGTGCATTGGCGGGCTTCTGAGCGTGGTCGCGCAGGGTCTGCATGTGAAGGTCGAGAGCCTCCACCCTGACGTGCACTTCGGCTCCATCAGGTCAGGCAGCTACTCTAGCAGAGTCTCGGATGACAGCAGGAATGGCTCCGTGGACGTTGGGGACCTGTACGCTGAGGAGGAGCGGGATTTTCTCGTGTCTGTGAACGTTCCGCCAGGCTGTGGCGAGACGGCGCTCCTCAAGGTTGGCTGCGTCTACAAGGACCCGCTGATGAAGGAGACGGTGAACATGTCCGGCGTGCAGGTGAAGATCTCCAGGCCAGCGTTCGTCTCGGCGCAGAGCGTGTCGGTCGAGGTGGACCGCCAGAAGAACCGTCTCCACGCCGCCGAGGTGATGGCCGAGGCGAGGTTGTCCGCGGAGCGCGGTGACCTGGCCAACGCGGTCTCGCTGCTCGAGGACTGCCGGAGGATGATCACGGGGTCGGCgtcgggacagtccggtgaccgtcTGTGCCAGGCGCTGGACGCGGAGCTGAAGGAGATGCAGGACCGGATGGCCAGCCGGCAGAGGTACGAGGCGTCCGGCCGGGCGTATGTGCTCTCGGGCCTGAGCTCCCACTCGTGGCAGCGGGCGACCGCGCGCGGAGACTCGACGGACAGCGCGAGCCTGGTCCAGGCCTACCAGACCTCGTCCATGGTGGACATGCTGCTGCGCTCGCAGACGATGAGCCGCCCGTCGACCCCTCGACCAGCTCCGCAGATCAGGCACGCGAAGTCGTTCCCCGCACGCCCGCAGCCAAGGTAA